One region of Mangifera indica cultivar Alphonso chromosome 3, CATAS_Mindica_2.1, whole genome shotgun sequence genomic DNA includes:
- the LOC123211589 gene encoding uncharacterized protein LOC123211589 gives MESSGQEKSTEAPLVSVGVKDNKAPWSSLFTPKESCTKLEYYEPKGRDAKGRVCVAPPLEIAEEGAAKWRTCTVGFFLGKRPPFLTVKRTLEKIWASYGLREVMTSGQGVFILKFQDMDGVSRAVEVGQITIGGQPFIVRKWTTNLPMMINDVKKVAIWVRLYGIPLEFWSPKGLSYIASAIGNPLYMDAVTEGGTRLEFARICIEIKVDAECPETINLTLPNGENLVINVEYSWKPLKCNGCQCFGHSTANCHFAPKHEGSTPSWKNLKDGDGMLTTKKLIGKDSKLKVANGNDKKAEGKGVEIHNLGGNTNKNNRYSALAIHEANEQIKRSTMMVEEVYPEKTNEEVISAGKEKLKEASTSKSSQGTTAKGIDKEEEEASTNGGEDLVIEGSPTIVPFGGKLKVDEMDFRKKDVDAKTMSLGKKLAKLKKANSTPLSSK, from the coding sequence ATGGAGTCTTCTGGTCAAGAAAAATCTACTGAAGCTCCCTTGGTTTCCGTTGGTGTAAAAGATAATAAGGCTCCTTGGAGCTCCCTCTTCACCCCAAAGGAGTCATGTACTAAGCTGGAATATTATGAGCCTAAAGGAAGAGATGCAAAAGGGCGTGTGTGTGTTGCCCCTCCACTAGAAATTGCGGAAGAGGGTGCTGCAAAATGGAGAACCTGTACGGTGGGATTCTTCCTAGGCAAAAGGCCCCCATTCTTGACTGTAAAAAGAACACTAGAGAAGATATGGGCATCATACGGACTAAGAGAGGTTATGACTTCTGGTCAAGGagtttttatactaaaatttcaAGACATGGATGGAGTCTCTAGAGCGGTGGAAGTAGGACAGATTACAATTGGTGGACAGCCGTTTATAGttcggaaatggactacaaaccttCCCATGATGATCAATGATGTCAAAAAGGTGGCTATATGGGTGAGATTGTATGGCATTCCACTTGAGTTTTGGTCTCCAAAAGgacttagctacatagcaagtgcCATTGGGAATCCTCTTTATATGGATGCTGTTACGGAAGGAGGGACAAGATTAGAGTTTGCACGGATATGTATTGAGATCAAAGTGGATGCGGAATGCCCGGAGACTATCAACTTAACTCTTCCAAATGGTGAAAACTTGGTGATCAATGTAGAGTATAGTTGGAAACCACTAAAATGCAATGGGTGCCAATGCTTTGGACACTCCACTGCCAATTGTCATTTTGCTCCGAAACATGAAGGTAGCACACCTTCATGGAAAAACCTCAAGGATGGGGATGGAATGTTAACAACAAAGAAGCTAATTGGGAAAGACAGTAAACTAAAGGTGGCAAacggcaatgacaaaaaggccGAAGGTAAAGGCGTGGAGATTCATAATTTGGGAGGAAACACAAATAAGAACAATAGATATTCAGCTTTAGCCATCCATGAGGCCAATGAACAAATCAAAAGGAGCACAATGATGGTAGAAGAGGTATACCCGGAGAAAACCAATGAAGAAGTCATTTCGGCAGGAAAAGAAAAGTTGAAGGAAGCTAGCACTTCCAAGAGTAGTCAAGGTACAACAGCTAAAGGAATAGataaggaggaagaagaagctaGTACAAATGGGGGGGAGGACTTGGTAATTGAGGGCTCTCCAACAATAGTCCCATTCGGAGGAAAActaaaggtggatgagatggattttaGGAAGAAGGATGTGGATGCAAAGACTATGAGCTTGgggaaaaaattggcaaagctcAAGAAAGCAAATTCCACTCCACTATCATCCAAATGA
- the LOC123211588 gene encoding uncharacterized protein LOC123211588, with the protein MAVLETKVGNDSLSRVNGNIWKEWENANNNDSHPNGRIWVGWNKDTISFNVIEKNPQFIHGEAWLVEENSLIALTIVYGYNQPMERRRLWKEIERLSNGMGNKPWLIMGDFNAIRGPSEKIGGVSWGDTYSDDLNKCCEEANLDDLRYMGNQLTWSNCSEGHRRIACKLDRALVNEQWKDVFEESFAMFLNHSISDHSPCIVTCGSGVRRRRVPFKFYNMWVTHENFLNIVRESWQEEVDGSPMYKLISKLKRLKKVLRRLNKEGFWRISEKVEEAKGRLEDVQHRLQSSPLSEDLAKEEKVWLENYKNLSEAEESLARQKAKQLVFMENSLDGLGAASQPPRSLWE; encoded by the exons ATGGCTGTGTTGGAAACTAAAGTGGGGAATGATAGCTTAAGTAgagtgaatggtaatatttggaaAGAGTGGGAGAATGCTAATAATAATGATAGTCaccctaatgggagaatttgggtaggatggaataaggataCTATCAGTTTTAATGTCATTGAGAAAAATCCGCAATTCATACATGGGGAGGCTTGGTTAGTAGAGGAGAACTCTCTTATAGCCTTAACTATAGTCTATGGGTATAATCAACCTATGGAAAGGAGAAGACTATGGAAGGAAATTGAAAGGCTCTCCAATGGGATGGGGAACAAACCGTGGCTAATAATGGGGGActttaatgcaattaggggtCCAAGTGAGAAAATTGGAGGAGTgtcatggggagatacttataGTGATGACCTAAATAAGTGTTGTGAGGAAGCAAATCTAGATGATCTTCGGTACATGGGAAACCaactcacttggagtaattgtagtgagggacataggaggatagcatgcaagTTGGATAGAGCCCTTGTAAATGAACAATGGAAAGATGTTTTTGAGGAATCCTTTGCCATGTTTCTCAATCATTCTATCTCTGACCATTCCCCATGCATTGTGACTTGTGGAAGTGGTGTAAGGAGGAGGAGGGTCCCTTTCAAGTTCTATAACATGTGGGTAACACATGAAAATTTCCTTAATATTGTGAGGGAGTCTTGGCAAGAGGAAGTAGACGGCAGCCCTATGTATAAGCTCATCAGCAAGctcaagagattaaaaaagGTTCTTAGGAGGCTAAATAAGGAGgggttttggagaatttcagagaaggtggaagaagcaaaaggaaGGTTGGAGGATGTTCAACATAGACTTCAAAGCAGCCCACTAAGTGAAGatttagctaaggaagaaaaggtttggTTGGAGAACTACAAAAATCTaagtgaagctgaagaatctttAGCTCGCCAAAAAGCTAaa caattggtTTTCATGGAAAATTCATTGGATGGATTAGGAGCTGCATCTCAACCCCCTCGTTCTCTttgggaataa